One region of Streptomyces capillispiralis genomic DNA includes:
- a CDS encoding pyroglutamyl peptidase: MRSLRVRIGVLGLALLTGLATPTTATAAEPTTPTVEERRLDGAVPQEILRRSGFDSVAPDFARALDRARSYAQARRAVAREGARLWRGAVDRAQGRGPAVGDLSRDDDRPLYWARLGMTRELRAWQPDFELGEGQRARLLDALERTSRGQEEIRYPRGGGVRRILVTGFDPFTLDRDIRISNPSGATALALDGTVIETEHGPARIETAVFPVRWRDFTDGTVERALRPHLPHVDLFTTVSQGRVGRFDIERTNGAWRGGFGDNENVGRTETVPVTDPATQPQWTSTTLPYAEIVAAPTGRFPVYDNTGVTEIPAGGTEPVVRPEGPTPGSTARAGGGGDYLSNEIAYRATLLRDRLGLHATLPGGHVHTPVLQFGAGNTTEVTDPDFVRNRLDIIDQVRSIVTVAVSATERTRG; the protein is encoded by the coding sequence TTGAGATCCCTACGTGTTCGCATCGGTGTCCTCGGTCTGGCCCTGCTGACCGGTCTCGCCACCCCCACGACCGCGACCGCGGCCGAGCCGACGACCCCCACGGTCGAGGAACGCCGTCTGGACGGGGCGGTCCCGCAGGAGATACTGCGGCGCTCCGGATTCGACTCCGTGGCACCGGACTTCGCCCGCGCCCTCGACCGCGCGCGCTCCTACGCCCAGGCCCGCCGTGCCGTCGCGCGCGAGGGCGCGCGGCTGTGGCGCGGGGCCGTCGACCGGGCGCAGGGACGCGGCCCGGCGGTCGGTGATCTCAGCCGGGACGACGACCGCCCGCTGTACTGGGCGCGGCTCGGCATGACCCGGGAACTGCGCGCCTGGCAGCCGGACTTCGAGCTGGGCGAGGGGCAGCGGGCGCGGCTGCTGGACGCGTTGGAGCGGACCTCGCGCGGGCAGGAGGAGATCCGCTATCCGCGGGGCGGGGGTGTGCGGCGGATCCTGGTGACCGGCTTCGACCCGTTCACCCTGGACCGGGACATCCGCATCTCCAACCCGTCCGGCGCCACCGCGCTCGCCCTGGACGGCACGGTGATCGAGACGGAGCACGGTCCCGCGCGCATCGAGACGGCCGTCTTCCCGGTGCGCTGGCGGGACTTCACGGACGGGACCGTGGAGCGGGCGCTGCGGCCGCACCTGCCGCACGTCGACCTGTTCACGACGGTGAGCCAGGGCCGGGTGGGCCGCTTCGACATCGAGCGGACCAACGGGGCCTGGCGGGGCGGCTTCGGGGACAACGAGAACGTGGGCCGCACGGAGACGGTCCCGGTCACCGACCCGGCCACGCAGCCGCAGTGGACGTCCACCACCCTGCCGTACGCGGAGATCGTCGCCGCGCCGACCGGGCGGTTCCCGGTGTACGACAACACCGGTGTGACGGAGATCCCGGCGGGCGGCACCGAGCCCGTGGTGCGGCCGGAGGGTCCGACGCCCGGTTCGACGGCGCGGGCCGGGGGCGGCGGTGACTACCTGTCCAACGAGATCGCCTACCGGGCGACGCTGCTGCGGGACCGCCTCGGGCTGCACGCGACGCTGCCGGGCGGCCATGTGCACACGCCCGTCCTGCAGTTCGGCGCCGGGAACACCACCGAGGTCACCGACCCCGACTTCGTACGGAACCGGCTGGACATCATCGACCAGGTGCGGTCGATCGTGACCGTGGCGGTCAGTGCGACGGAGCGAACGCGAGGCTGA
- a CDS encoding beta-glucosidase has product MAETVEERREAVVEAALGALGLDAKTRLLAGQDTWSLPALPEIGLDSLVMSDGPIGVRGVRWSADDPSVALPSPTALAAGWDPALAHRAGVLLAQEARRKGVHVLLAPTVNLHRSPLGGRHFEAYSEDPYLTGRIGAAYVAGVQSGGVGTTVKHFVANDAETDRFTVDNRVSERALRELYLAPFETIVATARPWGVMTAYNAVNGTTMTEHRHLVEEVLRGEWGFDGVNVSDWSAARSTVAALTGGLDIAMPGPRTVYGPALAQAVRDGDVEEARVDDAVRRVLRLAARVGALAGAEPAVTELPGPVDGEALAREIARRSFVLLRNEGGALPLKPGTVALSGAAARDARVLGGGSATVFPARTVSPLDGLTAALPEGTLRYTVGADPNTELATAARGFDLRAVCRDADGRVIGTRNAPDGHIQWMGTDLPDGVTHDTLHSVELTGTFTPRESGPHTFGTRGVGAFTLTVDGTTHYDGVQPPVEGDPFGAFFGGPVPRAEVDLTAGTPVEVSLTRVVDRIPDRPMPVITFTLVHQEPPRDPDELIAEAVAAAREADTAVVVVATTERVESEGFDREDLRLPGRQDDLVRAVAAANPRTVVVVNAGSPVELPWREDVAAVLLTWFPGQEGGAALADVLTGAHEPGGRLPTTWGSLADAPVTRVRPTDGVLAYDEDVFIGHRAWERAGRTPAYPFGHGLGYTDWEYESVETDGTTATVRVRNTGERAGREIVQVYLAPAEPGPGRPARTLAGFAPVEAGPGERAEVTVELPRRAFEIWDAGAWSFVKGSYEIQAGRSIEDRRITAAINV; this is encoded by the coding sequence GTGGCGGAGACGGTGGAGGAACGGCGCGAGGCGGTCGTGGAGGCGGCACTCGGCGCCCTCGGGCTGGACGCCAAGACCCGGCTGCTGGCCGGGCAGGACACCTGGAGCCTGCCCGCGCTGCCGGAGATCGGCCTGGACTCCCTGGTGATGTCCGACGGCCCGATCGGGGTGCGCGGGGTGCGCTGGAGCGCCGACGACCCGTCCGTCGCCCTGCCCTCCCCGACCGCGCTCGCCGCCGGCTGGGACCCGGCCCTCGCCCACCGGGCCGGGGTGCTGCTGGCCCAGGAGGCCCGCCGCAAGGGCGTCCACGTCCTGCTCGCGCCCACGGTGAACCTGCACCGCTCCCCGCTCGGCGGCCGCCACTTCGAGGCCTACAGCGAGGACCCGTACCTCACCGGACGCATCGGCGCCGCCTATGTGGCAGGCGTCCAGTCCGGCGGGGTCGGCACCACCGTCAAGCACTTCGTCGCCAACGACGCCGAGACCGACCGCTTCACGGTCGACAACCGCGTCAGTGAACGCGCCCTGCGCGAGCTGTACCTGGCCCCCTTCGAGACCATCGTCGCCACCGCCCGCCCCTGGGGCGTCATGACCGCCTACAACGCGGTCAACGGCACCACGATGACCGAGCACCGCCACCTCGTCGAGGAGGTTCTGCGCGGCGAGTGGGGCTTCGACGGCGTCAACGTCTCCGACTGGAGCGCGGCCCGCTCCACCGTCGCCGCCCTCACCGGCGGCCTGGACATCGCCATGCCGGGCCCGCGCACCGTCTACGGCCCGGCCCTCGCCCAGGCCGTGCGGGACGGCGATGTCGAGGAGGCCCGGGTGGACGACGCGGTGCGCCGGGTGCTGCGGCTCGCCGCCCGGGTGGGCGCCCTGGCCGGCGCCGAACCGGCCGTCACCGAACTCCCCGGCCCGGTCGACGGCGAGGCGCTGGCCCGCGAGATCGCCCGCCGCTCCTTCGTCCTCCTGCGCAACGAGGGCGGCGCGCTGCCGCTGAAGCCCGGCACCGTGGCGCTGAGCGGAGCCGCCGCCCGCGACGCCCGCGTCCTCGGCGGCGGCTCCGCCACCGTCTTCCCCGCCCGGACCGTCTCGCCCCTCGACGGCCTCACCGCCGCCCTCCCCGAAGGCACCCTCCGCTACACCGTCGGCGCCGACCCCAACACCGAACTCGCCACCGCCGCACGCGGCTTCGACCTGCGCGCCGTCTGCCGCGACGCCGACGGCCGCGTCATCGGCACCCGCAACGCCCCGGACGGGCACATCCAGTGGATGGGCACCGACCTCCCCGACGGCGTCACCCACGACACCCTGCACTCCGTCGAACTCACCGGCACCTTCACCCCGCGCGAGAGCGGCCCGCACACCTTCGGCACCCGCGGCGTCGGCGCCTTCACCCTCACCGTCGACGGCACCACCCACTACGACGGCGTCCAGCCCCCGGTCGAGGGCGACCCCTTCGGCGCCTTCTTCGGCGGACCGGTGCCCCGCGCCGAGGTGGACCTCACCGCGGGCACACCGGTGGAGGTGTCCCTCACCCGGGTCGTGGACCGGATCCCCGACCGCCCCATGCCGGTCATCACCTTCACCCTCGTCCACCAGGAACCCCCGCGCGACCCCGACGAGCTGATCGCCGAGGCCGTCGCGGCGGCCCGGGAGGCGGACACCGCGGTGGTCGTCGTCGCCACCACCGAGCGGGTCGAGTCCGAGGGCTTCGACCGGGAGGACCTGCGGCTGCCCGGCCGGCAGGACGACCTGGTGCGCGCCGTCGCCGCCGCCAACCCCCGCACCGTCGTGGTGGTCAACGCGGGCTCCCCGGTGGAGCTGCCCTGGCGCGAGGACGTCGCCGCCGTGCTGCTGACCTGGTTCCCCGGGCAGGAGGGCGGCGCGGCCCTCGCCGACGTCCTCACCGGCGCCCACGAGCCGGGCGGGCGGCTCCCCACCACCTGGGGCTCCCTGGCGGACGCCCCGGTCACCCGGGTGCGTCCCACCGACGGCGTCCTCGCCTACGACGAGGACGTGTTCATCGGCCACCGCGCCTGGGAGCGGGCGGGCCGCACCCCGGCCTACCCGTTCGGCCACGGCCTCGGCTACACCGACTGGGAATACGAGTCGGTCGAGACCGACGGGACCACCGCGACGGTCCGCGTCCGCAACACCGGCGAGCGGGCCGGCCGCGAGATCGTCCAGGTCTACCTGGCGCCCGCGGAGCCCGGCCCCGGCCGCCCCGCGCGCACCCTCGCCGGCTTCGCCCCCGTCGAGGCCGGACCCGGCGAGCGCGCCGAGGTCACGGTCGAGCTGCCGCGCCGCGCGTTCGAGATCTGGGACGCGGGGGCGTGGTCGTTTGTGAAGGGTTCGTACGAGATCCAGGCGGGACGCTCGATCGAGGACCGCAGGATCACCGCAGCGATTAACGTCTGA